Proteins encoded within one genomic window of Candidatus Sysuiplasma jiujiangense:
- a CDS encoding 50S ribosomal protein L44e, with product MKMPKIIQAYCPYCKGHTPHDVERVRKRKASELRAGQRRFRRVTSGYGGFPRPKPEGREKPTKRVALRYRCKTCKKAYPVSGFRARKFELTE from the coding sequence TTGAAGATGCCAAAGATCATACAGGCTTATTGCCCTTACTGCAAGGGTCACACGCCTCATGACGTCGAGAGGGTCAGAAAGAGAAAAGCTTCCGAACTCAGGGCAGGCCAGAGAAGGTTCCGGAGAGTCACAAGCGGTTATGGCGGTTTTCCCAGGCCGAAGCCGGAGGGGAGGGAAAAGCCGACCAAGAGGGTGGCGCTGAGATACAGATGCAAGACCTGCAAGAAGGCGTATCCCGTGTCCGGATTCAGGGCAAGAAAATTCGAACTTACGGAGTGA
- a CDS encoding ArsR family transcriptional regulator, translating to MPSRGFTKQDEMLVEYLINTGMAKNIAKTLVFLKKKNETTSVEIETSTALRQPEVSIAMQDLRRRKWVVKRDIKKEGKGRPVHSYRLALPFESIIKQIEDEEARRIQKIELNLKSLRDYSSR from the coding sequence ATGCCAAGCAGGGGTTTTACAAAGCAGGATGAAATGCTCGTTGAGTATCTGATTAACACCGGAATGGCAAAAAACATTGCAAAGACGCTTGTTTTCCTGAAAAAGAAAAACGAAACCACCTCTGTGGAGATAGAGACATCCACTGCCCTCAGGCAGCCCGAAGTATCCATAGCAATGCAGGATCTGAGGAGAAGGAAGTGGGTCGTGAAAAGGGATATCAAGAAGGAAGGAAAGGGGAGACCGGTTCACTCATACAGACTCGCATTACCGTTTGAATCCATCATAAAACAAATAGAAGACGAAGAGGCCAGGCGTATTCAGAAAATTGAATTGAACCTGAAGAGCCTCCGCGACTACAGCTCCAGGTGA